The Haemorhous mexicanus isolate bHaeMex1 chromosome 8, bHaeMex1.pri, whole genome shotgun sequence genome includes a window with the following:
- the NAB1 gene encoding NGFI-A-binding protein 1 isoform X2: MASALPRTLGELQLYRILQKANLLFYFDAFIQQGGDDVQQLCEAGEEEFLEIMALVGMASKPLHVRRLQKALRDWVTNPGLFNQPLTSLPVSSIPIYKLPEGSPAWLGISCSSYERNSSTREPHLKIPKCAATTCVQSVGTSKSDVGSLSLQSSSEPRLWQGHHTTESEHSLSPADLGSPASPKENSETLDAAAALSVAECVERMVPSLPKSDSNEVKELLKTNKKLAKMIGHIFEMSDDDPHKEEEIRKYSAIYGRFDSKRKDGKHLTLHELTVNEAAAQLCVKDNALLTRRDELFALARQISREVTYKYTYRTTKSKCGERDELSPKRIKIEDGYPDFQDTVQTLYQQDKMPLALAKGKSEDPTALNSQSEKVMAKQMEFLCNQAALERRLSTGCYRQNSEEHSPNGMSLDNADGQGERPLNLRMPSLPSRQMQHISLDGEQHVGKSLCSDLIRLYPSEGLGILKDFPHSAFNNIERKVIKTEPEDTR; this comes from the exons ATGGCGTCAGCTCTGCCCAGAACCCTTGGAGAACTGCAGCTGTATCGAATACTACAAAAAGCAAATCTCTTATTCTACTTTGATGCCTTCATTCAGCAGGGTGGTGATGAtgtccagcagctctgtgaagcAGGTGAAGAGGAGTTTTTGGAGATAATGGCTCTCGTGGGCATGGCTAGCAAGCCACTTCATGTCCGAAGGCTGCAGAAGGCTTTGAGGGACTGGGTGACAAACCCTGGCCTTTTTAACCAGCCTCTCACCTCCTTACCAGTCAGCAGCATTCCAATCTATAAGCTGCCAGAAGGGTCTCCTGCGTGGCTGGGGATATCCTGCAGCAGTTACgagaggaacagcagcaccaGAGAGCCTCACCTGAAGATTCCGAAATGCGCTGCCACGACGTGCGTGCAGAGCGTGGGCACGAGCAAATCTGATGTGGGGAGCTTatcactgcagagcagcagcgaGCCCAGGCTCTGGCAAGGACACCACACCACAGAGAGTGAGCACAGCCTTTCCCCGGCTGACCTTGGCTCTCCAGCCTCACCAAAGGAAAACAGCGAGACcttggatgctgctgctgctctgtcagtTGCTGAGTGTGTAGAACGTATGgttccctccctgcccaaaAGCGACTCCAATGAAGTCAAGGAGTTactgaaaacaaataagaaacTGGCAAAGATGATTGGTCACATCTTTGAGATGAGTGACGATGACCCTCACAAAGAGGAGGAGATCAGGAAGTACAGTGCAATATATGGCAGATTTGACTCGAAAAGAAAGGATGGCAAGCATCTCACCCTCCACGAG CTCACAGTTAATGAagcagctgcccagctgtgtgTGAAAGATAACGCCTTGCTGACCAGGAGGGATGAGCTCTTCGCACTGGCCCGGCAGATCTCTCGGGAGGTCACCTACAAGTACACCTACAGGACCACCAA ATCTAAATGTGGAGAAAGGGATGAGCTGTCACCAAAGAGAATCAAGATAGAG GATGGTTATCCTGATTTCCAGGACACAGTCCAGACGCTCTACCAGCAAGACAAAATGCCACTTGCTTTGGCTAAAGGAAAGAGTGAAGACCCAACAGCTCTTAATTCCCAG TCGGAAAAGGTGATGGCAAAACAGATGGAGTTTCTCTGCAACCAGGCAGCGTTAGAGAGACGTCTTTCCACAGGGTGTTACAGGCAGAACTCTGAAGAGCACAGCCCCAATGGCATGTCATTAGATAATGCTGATGGACAAG GTGAAAGACCACTGAACCTCCGGATGCCCAGCCTGCCAAGCAGACAGATGCAGCACATTTCACTTGATGGAGAGCAGCACGTTGGGAAATCTCTGTGCAGTGACTTGATCCGGCTTTACCCCAGCG AAGGCCTTGGTATATTAAAGGATTTTCCTCATTCAGCTTTTAACAACATTGAAAGGAAGGTCATAAAAACAGAACCTGAAGACACAAGATAG
- the NAB1 gene encoding NGFI-A-binding protein 1 isoform X1, producing the protein MASALPRTLGELQLYRILQKANLLFYFDAFIQQGGDDVQQLCEAGEEEFLEIMALVGMASKPLHVRRLQKALRDWVTNPGLFNQPLTSLPVSSIPIYKLPEGSPAWLGISCSSYERNSSTREPHLKIPKCAATTCVQSVGTSKSDVGSLSLQSSSEPRLWQGHHTTESEHSLSPADLGSPASPKENSETLDAAAALSVAECVERMVPSLPKSDSNEVKELLKTNKKLAKMIGHIFEMSDDDPHKEEEIRKYSAIYGRFDSKRKDGKHLTLHELTVNEAAAQLCVKDNALLTRRDELFALARQISREVTYKYTYRTTKSKCGERDELSPKRIKIEDGYPDFQDTVQTLYQQDKMPLALAKGKSEDPTALNSQSEKVMAKQMEFLCNQAALERRLSTGCYRQNSEEHSPNGMSLDNADGQGERPLNLRMPSLPSRQMQHISLDGEQHVGKSLCSDLIRLYPSGEAKSQSSEGLGILKDFPHSAFNNIERKVIKTEPEDTR; encoded by the exons ATGGCGTCAGCTCTGCCCAGAACCCTTGGAGAACTGCAGCTGTATCGAATACTACAAAAAGCAAATCTCTTATTCTACTTTGATGCCTTCATTCAGCAGGGTGGTGATGAtgtccagcagctctgtgaagcAGGTGAAGAGGAGTTTTTGGAGATAATGGCTCTCGTGGGCATGGCTAGCAAGCCACTTCATGTCCGAAGGCTGCAGAAGGCTTTGAGGGACTGGGTGACAAACCCTGGCCTTTTTAACCAGCCTCTCACCTCCTTACCAGTCAGCAGCATTCCAATCTATAAGCTGCCAGAAGGGTCTCCTGCGTGGCTGGGGATATCCTGCAGCAGTTACgagaggaacagcagcaccaGAGAGCCTCACCTGAAGATTCCGAAATGCGCTGCCACGACGTGCGTGCAGAGCGTGGGCACGAGCAAATCTGATGTGGGGAGCTTatcactgcagagcagcagcgaGCCCAGGCTCTGGCAAGGACACCACACCACAGAGAGTGAGCACAGCCTTTCCCCGGCTGACCTTGGCTCTCCAGCCTCACCAAAGGAAAACAGCGAGACcttggatgctgctgctgctctgtcagtTGCTGAGTGTGTAGAACGTATGgttccctccctgcccaaaAGCGACTCCAATGAAGTCAAGGAGTTactgaaaacaaataagaaacTGGCAAAGATGATTGGTCACATCTTTGAGATGAGTGACGATGACCCTCACAAAGAGGAGGAGATCAGGAAGTACAGTGCAATATATGGCAGATTTGACTCGAAAAGAAAGGATGGCAAGCATCTCACCCTCCACGAG CTCACAGTTAATGAagcagctgcccagctgtgtgTGAAAGATAACGCCTTGCTGACCAGGAGGGATGAGCTCTTCGCACTGGCCCGGCAGATCTCTCGGGAGGTCACCTACAAGTACACCTACAGGACCACCAA ATCTAAATGTGGAGAAAGGGATGAGCTGTCACCAAAGAGAATCAAGATAGAG GATGGTTATCCTGATTTCCAGGACACAGTCCAGACGCTCTACCAGCAAGACAAAATGCCACTTGCTTTGGCTAAAGGAAAGAGTGAAGACCCAACAGCTCTTAATTCCCAG TCGGAAAAGGTGATGGCAAAACAGATGGAGTTTCTCTGCAACCAGGCAGCGTTAGAGAGACGTCTTTCCACAGGGTGTTACAGGCAGAACTCTGAAGAGCACAGCCCCAATGGCATGTCATTAGATAATGCTGATGGACAAG GTGAAAGACCACTGAACCTCCGGATGCCCAGCCTGCCAAGCAGACAGATGCAGCACATTTCACTTGATGGAGAGCAGCACGTTGGGAAATCTCTGTGCAGTGACTTGATCCGGCTTTACCCCAGCGGTGAGGCAAAGTCCCAGTCCTCGG AAGGCCTTGGTATATTAAAGGATTTTCCTCATTCAGCTTTTAACAACATTGAAAGGAAGGTCATAAAAACAGAACCTGAAGACACAAGATAG